In Campylobacter sp., the DNA window CGCTCTTTATATTTTGCAAAACGGCTCTGCAGACGAGCGAGCGGCGCTAGAAAATACCCAAGGCATCGATGTTATGCTAAAAGAGATAATAAATCTACAAAACGGCAAACAAGGCGGAGTGCTACTCGCCGATTACGATTCTTTGCTCAAGGGCTACGACCTACTAAAAGAGGGCAAAATCGAACAAGCTCACGCAGAGCTAGATAAAATTCCACTCAACTCGCCAGTTCGTCAAATCGCACTTGCTTTGAAACACTATGGAGGCAATAAATAATGAAAAAAACGCTGATATTTACGCTTTTGCTATCGTTTTTATTTTTAGGCTGCTCGACGAAGCGCCAGTATTTCGAACCTAGCGACGAAAACATCACAGGCGATATGAAATTTAACGGCTCGCTGCCGTCGGAAATCGTAGCGGTTAGTAAAGATGGCGCTACGCTAAAAGACGGCGAAGTCATCTCTAAAAACGGATTGGTGAAAAATTTCAAAGTCCTAAAAAGTGAAAAATTTTTAGGTGAATATGACGGAAATTTCGTCGTAACTGACATCAATGGTACGCTTAAAGTAGTTAGTGGCACAGGCGCCGTAAAATTTGAAAAAGCCCTCGGCAGACAAGCGCTCAGTGCAAATATACGCGGCGATGATTTGGCTTTAGTAATGAGTGATGACTCGATTATGCTTATCAAGCTAAGCTCGAGCGCAGTGGTACTCGATCATAAAGTAGGCGATGCATTCGCAATCGATTCGCGCGTGGCGTCACCGCTATTTATCAACCAACTTATCGCTTATCCTGCGTTAGACGGACTAGTCAGCATCGCAGAAAACGTAGGCGGGCGCTCGGCACGCGATTTCGTCGTGAGCAACCAGCCGTTTTTTAACAACATTATCGCCTTAGAAAACAAGGGCGATAACCTTTATGCCGTAACTGCCACTAGGCTAATGCTGGTAAGTCCTACGGGCAATAAAAACCATAACGTAGACATCAAAGACGTGATTTTTAGCGGCGATAGAATTTATCTTTTCTTAAAAGACGGCAGAGTCGAGCTACTCGATCGCGGGCTAAATTTGATCAAATCGCGCAAATTCACCTTCGCACAGTTTAGCGGCGCGCTACTTAGCGGCGGCTATTTGTATATCATCGAGCGTAATGGCTACGTCATCCGCGTGGACGAAAATTTAGAAGGCCAGGCGATCTACGAGCTAAATGGCGAGTTCGAGGATAAGTCCTTTATCGCAGGCAGCTCGTTTTACTACGACGATAAAATTTTAAATTTTGATGCTAGATAAAATTTCAAAACTCTGCGTTCGCGAAGACCTTTTGCTTCAAAAATTCCAAACGCTAGATATCGCTAGCTTCACGCGCTCGCGATCATACGGCGCGTATTTTGGCGTGGATCTGAAAAGCTACAACGTCCTTTTGTTTATGCGCGACGCAAAATCTCGCTTTGTAATGCGCGACGCGGAATTTCTGCTATCGCTCGCAAGCGACATTAGCGCAAGCCTAGGCAAGGTCGTGAAAAAACGCGTGCTGTTTTACAACTCGCAGATGTGCTCTAAAAGCGCGAAATTTTTAAAAGAAAACGGATTTAGCCTCTATGCTTTTGTGTGACGTAGGAAATTCCAGGGTTAAATTTTATAAAGGCGGCGTAACGCAAAGTATGCCCGTAGCGGAGTTTATGCGGTACGAGCCGAAGGAGCGAATTTTTTTCATTAGCGTCAATGATAGCGTGAAAAAAAAGCTGAAAAACCCTCTGTTTGTTGATCTGGCCCCGCACTTTGAGCTAAAAACCGCCTACCGCGGACTTGGGATCGACCGCATAGCGGCGTGCTCGGCGGTGACGACGGGCGTCGTCGTCGATGCGGGCAGCGCGATCACCGTAGATTTGATGTTTAAAAGCTCACACCTAGGCGGATTTATAATGCCTGGTATCGGCACGCTTTTAAAATCTTTCGCGAGCATCGCGCCGGTGCTGGACGTGACGCTTTCAACCAATATCGATCTGGATCCGCTGCCGCAAAAGACCGCAAGCGCCGTAAACTACGGGATTTTAAAGCCGATAGTGCTTACGATCGAAAACATCGCGGGCAATAATAAAATTTACTTCACGGGCGGCGACGGAGCCTATCTAATGCGGTATTTTCGCAACTCGATCTACGAAAAGGATCTGATCTTTAAATCGATGGTAAGCTTGATCGCAAAAAAGGGGCTCGCATGATAACCATAGCGCTACCGAAAAGCCGCATAGCCGACGATACGCTCAAAATTTTCAAAACCATCTTCGGGCTTGATTTCGCCTTTGAGGATCGCAAACTCATAATGCAAGAGGGCGATTTTAAATTCCTCTACGTCCGCAACCAAGATATCCCTACTTACGTTATGGGCGGTGCGGCGGATATCGGCGTAGTGGGGCTTGACGTGCTTGAGGAGCACCGCCCAGACGTACTTACGCTGCTCGATCTTAAAATCGGAAAATGCCGCGTCTGCGTGGGCGTACATGCGGGCACTCAGCTAAACTACGGCGCTCCGAGCCTAAAAATCGCTACGAAAATGCCCAACATCACTCGCGAATACTTCGCCTCGAAAGCGGTCGCCGTAAATATCATCAAACTCTACGGCTCGATAGAGCTCGCCCCGCTCATAGGGCTTGCCGACGCTATCGTCGATGTCGTAGAGACCGGCGCTACGATGAAACAAAACGGGCTGCAGCCCGCAGAAACCATAATGCAAAGCTCCGCGCACCTCATCGCCAACAAAAACAGCTTCGTACTAAAACGCGATGAAATTTTAAACCTGCGAGATAAACTAGCCCGCACGATCGCCTAACGCTCGCTTGCTCGCCGCACAGTATTTGCGACCGGCGCGGCGCACTTCCGTAAATCATCATTGCTTGCCTTGCCGCTGTCGTTTAAAAACTGCCGCTACAGATAGAATTTTTTTGGAAGCAACCGCACTGCTTAAATTTAGAAATCCTGCGAATTTGATTTATCAAGAGGTGGATGCACTTTGCCGAACCGCGCAGCGAAAATTTTAAAATTCGTCGTTACGAAATTCTAAATTTAGCCCTAAATTTACAGCTCGCAAAATTTCAAAGCACAAACCTCCGCGGCGCAGAATTTCAAAATTCTAAAATCCCGCTTCACAATTTCACGTCGTAAAATTTAAAATTCTCGCGAACTCTAAATTTGAGCTCAAATTCCAGCGGCTTGGAAACGGCAGAATTTCTGAATTTCAACTCGCTAAATTTCGCCACTAAAAATCGCGCGAAATTTAATTAGCGCCATTCTTTAAGTATAGAAAGTAGCCTGCGCCAAAATCAAAGATGCTAGCCGCGCGTACGGATCAATCCCTGTTACGGCGATATTTGAAAAACTGCTTTATAAGACTTAAAAAGCCCGCACAGGCGGCATTATCTCCTACATTTTCGGGCAGGACAAACACGCTTAGCACGATCAATATATATAGCGCGAAAAATGCCAAATACAATCGTGTAACAATTTTGATAAATTTTGGATTTAAGACAGGTTGCATCCCAGCGCGCGGCTCGGCTCGAGCCTAGTCCGCGCTAGCTCGATTTTAGGGCACTGTTTGCTCGGACCAGCTTTTGTTTCGGATTTTTTCTGCACGTCTTGAGTCCGTTTTTGCGTGCTTTACTAAATTTGCTCGGCGAAATTTTACGTAGTAAAACTATGCCTAAAATTTCAAATCCGCTAAAGTTTAAAATTTTAAAGCTGCGTAGAGAACCGCCAAAGTAAAACTTCGCAAAAATTTAGCTAGAAATTTAAAAGTGTCCGCGCCATTTATTGTACCGAAGGTAGGCTAAGTGCGACAATATAATTCATGCTCTGTCGAGGTATGGCGAGCTGTTATTGCGGTAACTCAAACGGCATGCCACCAAGCCTCACCGACGCAATAAAGCAGAGGCGGTCTGCGTTTTTGTAAATTTTGACAGATAAAATTCCACCGCGATAAACACAATAAATTTAGATATCGAGAGCGATCCGTGCGGTTTTGATTTCTGTGCGTCGCACAGTAAATTTTACATGCGGCAAGCTTTGAGCCAAAAATATTGTCGTCTCTTATCACAACCGCGCCAAAGTTTAGGCTCTCTGCGGCGCCAAAAACCGCTTACGTGCGGCGACAGGCAAGAATAAAATTTAACCGATCCAGCGCGACGAAAGAGCCGCACCTACGCCGCTATGATTTCACGTACCTTTTCGGTAAAGCTATCGCTCACGATGTATTCGGTCGGATAAACGAGCACCTCGCTGCCGTTGCGGATCCGCAGAATCAGCCGCTTGGTGTTTTTTAGCGCCGTGTCGCAAAAGGCGAGATGGTAAATTTTATAAATTTTCTCGCGGCTAAGCTCGCCTAAGCTTAGCTCAAACTCGAAATCCTGCGCGTTTTTGCGCTGCGTCTCGCGCTCTTTGCGCGCCTTAAGAACGGGATCCTCCGCAGCAAACCCGCCCTTTCGCTCCGCGAAATTCCCGCTGCCGTAGCCGCCGCCTCGTTCGCTACCAAAGTTTCTGCTGGAGCCGAAATTGCTGCCGTTAAAGCCCCCGCGCTCCCTACCACCGGAGCCTCGCACCTTGCTAGGTACGTAGCCGTCGATATTTTGCGCGGCATCTAGAGTTAAAATTTCATCCAGATAAATTTGATATTTGCCGCCGTAAGGGCTCGTGTTTTTGCTAAGCCGCACCCAAAATGCCATCGGGCGCTCCAGCTCCGCGTCCGTTAGCGCAGTGACCGCATCACAAATATCGCCGAACGCACTCATCTCGAAGCTTCCCGAAAGATCGAGCACCGTGACGTTTGCCATCTGCTTACCCGATTTGGTCGTGCGGGTGTGAACATTTTCGATCTTACCGACGCACAAAATTTTAACGCTCGCATCCTCTTCGCCCACCAGTTCGTCGAATTCGTTCGATTTAGTATGTGTAATCGCTCCAAGCTGCGCGGCGTAGGCTTTGAGTGGATTCTCGCCCAAAAATACTCCCGCGCGCGGACGAAAGCTCGCATCTCGAGCGTTTTGTAGGCTCATCATCGAAAGAAACGACAGCTGATACGCCGCGCCGCCGACCGCGCTTTTTGAAATTTTGATCATAAAGGCGTACGGGCGCTCCCGCTCCTGCGGGCTTAAGCTTTCGATCGCCTTTAGCGCGTTATCAAACACCGCAAGCTCGAAGCTGCCGTGCAGATCAAGCACGTTTAAAATCCCCATTTTTTTGCCCGTTTTTGTCATGCGCGTGGACAGATCCTCGATCCGCCCTACGCTAAGTACCTCTGCGCTATCTCCGTCGATCTCGCTAAACGCCGAGGATAGGGCATAATCGATCCCCTCCATCTCCTCTTTGTAATCATCCAGCGGATGCCCCGAGAGATACACGCCCACGGTCTGCTGCTCAAATTTTAAAATTTCGCCCTGCGGAAATTCCTTATCGGTATCGACGAAGCTTACGCTCATGCCGCTCGTCATATCCTCATCCTCGCCAAAAAGCGAGCTTGCGGCGTCCTTTTTAATCTCGGTGATCTTTTTCATCACGTCTAGGATATTTTCCATGTTTTGAATCATCGCCAAGCGACTCTTACCCAGACAATCCATCGCGCCTGCGTAGATCAGCGACTCGATGACCTTTTTATTGACGCGGAAATTGTCCACGCGCGAAGCAAAATCGTCGATGCTTTGAAATTTAGCCTCGCTTTGAAGCTCTAAGATATTCTCGATTGCAGCGCCGCCTACGCCCTTAATCGCTCCTAGGCCGTAGATGATCGAGGTGCCCGATTTGGAATTTTCGTCGTCCACGACGCTAAAGCCTCTTAAGCTTTGATTGATCGACGGCGGCAAAAGCCCGATACCAAGGCGGCTTGCCTCGTCGATATATTTTGAAATTTTATCGGTATTGCCCTCCTCCGAAGTAAGCAGTGCCGCCATAAACTCCGCCGGATAGTAGGTCTTAAGATAGGCTGTTTGAAAGGTGATCATCGAATACGCCGCGGCGTGGGATTTGTTAAAGCCGTAGGAGGCAAATTTCATAATCAGATCAAATAACTCATCCGCCTTAGCTACGTCAAAGCCCAGCTCTTTGGCGCCGTTTAGATACTGCTCGCGCATGTGAGCGAGCTTCTTCTCATCCTTCTTACCCATCGCGCGACGCACCAGATCGGCATCGCCCAAGCTAAAACCGCCCACCTTCTGCACGATCTGCATGACCTGCTCTTGATAGACGATGATGCCATATGTTGGCTCTAAAATTTCTTTTATCTCGGGGAAGATATAGCTTGCTTTTAGCTCTCCGTGTTTGATCCTGATAAAATCAGGGATTAGATCCATCGGTCCCGGGCGGTATAGCGAGATCATCGCGATGATATCCTCGAAGCGGTCGGGGCGCAGGTTCATAGCCAGATCCTGCATGCCCGCACCCTCGATTTGGAAAATCCCCAGCGTGTTGCCGCTTTGAATCGTCTCGTAGGTCTTGTGGTCGTTGAAATCGATCTCCTCCCAGACGATATCGCGACCGTAGCGGCGCTTGACGAGCTTAGCCGCATTATCGATCACATCGAGGTTTTTTAGACCCAGGAAGTCAAATTTTATCAGATCGACGTCCTCGAGATAGTTTTTGGTATATTGCGTGACCAGGCGCGCATCCTCGCCTTTATCCTGCTTAAATAGCGGCGCCTTGTTCCACAGCGGCTCGTTTGAGA includes these proteins:
- a CDS encoding L-seryl-tRNA selenium transferase produces the protein MKKTLIFTLLLSFLFLGCSTKRQYFEPSDENITGDMKFNGSLPSEIVAVSKDGATLKDGEVISKNGLVKNFKVLKSEKFLGEYDGNFVVTDINGTLKVVSGTGAVKFEKALGRQALSANIRGDDLALVMSDDSIMLIKLSSSAVVLDHKVGDAFAIDSRVASPLFINQLIAYPALDGLVSIAENVGGRSARDFVVSNQPFFNNIIALENKGDNLYAVTATRLMLVSPTGNKNHNVDIKDVIFSGDRIYLFLKDGRVELLDRGLNLIKSRKFTFAQFSGALLSGGYLYIIERNGYVIRVDENLEGQAIYELNGEFEDKSFIAGSSFYYDDKILNFDAR
- the dnaE gene encoding DNA polymerase III subunit alpha, whose product is MSDYTHLHLHTEYSLLDGANKVSELAELLQSRGTKACAITDHGNMFGAIDFYQTMKKHGIKPIIGIETYLHNHDDIGDKSDRQRYHLILLAKNETGYKNLMYLSSRAFLDGFYYYPRINKKILKERSEGLICSSACLAGEVEFHLNRSERNLKRGAGGYEAAKKAALEYKEIFGEDFYLEIMRHGIGEQLNVDKDLIRLSREIGVKIIATNDAHYSRKDRAKAHDVYQCISMGKTINDGDRLKHVVSEFYVKSDEEMRRLFADIPEVIENTAEIVQKCNLKFAFDEKDYAPTPPNFKFTIEYADRLGLSLPQPSERYSFANDDFLFDHLCREGLKERLKFIDPAKHEIYRERLEKELAIIKNMHFSGYMVIVQDFINWAKDHDIPVGPGRGSAAGSICAYALRITDLDPIPYNLLFERFLNPSRISMPDIDVDFCQARRGEVIDYVIDQYGKFNVAQVATFGKLLARGVIRDVARVCDMPLSQADKMAKLIPDKLGITLTQAYDAEPKLKEFIDADPIAQQVWEFALGLEGLNRNAGMHAAGVVISNEPLWNKAPLFKQDKGEDARLVTQYTKNYLEDVDLIKFDFLGLKNLDVIDNAAKLVKRRYGRDIVWEEIDFNDHKTYETIQSGNTLGIFQIEGAGMQDLAMNLRPDRFEDIIAMISLYRPGPMDLIPDFIRIKHGELKASYIFPEIKEILEPTYGIIVYQEQVMQIVQKVGGFSLGDADLVRRAMGKKDEKKLAHMREQYLNGAKELGFDVAKADELFDLIMKFASYGFNKSHAAAYSMITFQTAYLKTYYPAEFMAALLTSEEGNTDKISKYIDEASRLGIGLLPPSINQSLRGFSVVDDENSKSGTSIIYGLGAIKGVGGAAIENILELQSEAKFQSIDDFASRVDNFRVNKKVIESLIYAGAMDCLGKSRLAMIQNMENILDVMKKITEIKKDAASSLFGEDEDMTSGMSVSFVDTDKEFPQGEILKFEQQTVGVYLSGHPLDDYKEEMEGIDYALSSAFSEIDGDSAEVLSVGRIEDLSTRMTKTGKKMGILNVLDLHGSFELAVFDNALKAIESLSPQERERPYAFMIKISKSAVGGAAYQLSFLSMMSLQNARDASFRPRAGVFLGENPLKAYAAQLGAITHTKSNEFDELVGEEDASVKILCVGKIENVHTRTTKSGKQMANVTVLDLSGSFEMSAFGDICDAVTALTDAELERPMAFWVRLSKNTSPYGGKYQIYLDEILTLDAAQNIDGYVPSKVRGSGGRERGGFNGSNFGSSRNFGSERGGGYGSGNFAERKGGFAAEDPVLKARKERETQRKNAQDFEFELSLGELSREKIYKIYHLAFCDTALKNTKRLILRIRNGSEVLVYPTEYIVSDSFTEKVREIIAA
- the hisG gene encoding ATP phosphoribosyltransferase translates to MITIALPKSRIADDTLKIFKTIFGLDFAFEDRKLIMQEGDFKFLYVRNQDIPTYVMGGAADIGVVGLDVLEEHRPDVLTLLDLKIGKCRVCVGVHAGTQLNYGAPSLKIATKMPNITREYFASKAVAVNIIKLYGSIELAPLIGLADAIVDVVETGATMKQNGLQPAETIMQSSAHLIANKNSFVLKRDEILNLRDKLARTIA
- a CDS encoding type III pantothenate kinase, giving the protein MLLCDVGNSRVKFYKGGVTQSMPVAEFMRYEPKERIFFISVNDSVKKKLKNPLFVDLAPHFELKTAYRGLGIDRIAACSAVTTGVVVDAGSAITVDLMFKSSHLGGFIMPGIGTLLKSFASIAPVLDVTLSTNIDLDPLPQKTASAVNYGILKPIVLTIENIAGNNKIYFTGGDGAYLMRYFRNSIYEKDLIFKSMVSLIAKKGLA